A genomic stretch from uncultured Cohaesibacter sp. includes:
- a CDS encoding BMP family protein, which yields MNIFKKLGSAAAMMLLATQVFAAEPTKLGIGLILATGPEAAWDATLLRDVKSVAEAAPHGLDISYKNVNGAWGEEAGDAMELMARSGKYQIIWAHSSYSDQVKALQEKYPDVLFVVVGSGNEGLGGNAYWVYKRAHEPAYLLGVLAGRLTESDVVGVVGQFPSEDVNDEINSFFAGARSVNPDVKRKIAFIESWYDPAKAEQFTKAQIAAGADLTFQLVESFETCEKEKIRCFGNYVDQGATAPESVVASALISWTPDLNWIIDEWYDHAANGAPYEGNTKEHWFSMAEGGSSLSGYHAYETKLSDQLKDEITDLSEQIKSGTLDIPVDLSLPTSD from the coding sequence ATGAACATCTTTAAGAAGCTGGGCAGCGCAGCCGCAATGATGTTGCTTGCCACGCAAGTCTTCGCCGCAGAGCCGACAAAATTGGGCATTGGCCTCATTCTGGCCACCGGCCCGGAAGCGGCATGGGATGCCACCCTGCTACGCGATGTGAAGAGCGTCGCCGAAGCGGCCCCTCATGGCCTTGATATCTCCTACAAGAATGTGAACGGTGCCTGGGGCGAAGAAGCCGGTGACGCCATGGAGCTGATGGCCCGGTCAGGCAAGTATCAGATCATCTGGGCACACAGCAGCTACTCCGATCAGGTCAAGGCGTTGCAGGAGAAATATCCTGACGTGCTGTTCGTGGTTGTTGGGTCCGGCAATGAGGGCCTTGGTGGGAATGCCTACTGGGTTTATAAACGTGCCCATGAGCCAGCCTATCTGCTGGGTGTTCTGGCCGGTCGCCTGACCGAAAGCGATGTTGTCGGGGTTGTCGGCCAGTTCCCTTCCGAGGATGTGAACGATGAGATCAACAGCTTCTTTGCCGGGGCACGCTCGGTAAATCCGGATGTGAAACGCAAGATCGCCTTTATCGAAAGCTGGTATGATCCGGCCAAGGCTGAGCAGTTTACCAAGGCGCAGATCGCTGCGGGTGCTGATTTGACCTTCCAGCTGGTTGAGAGTTTCGAAACCTGCGAAAAGGAAAAGATCCGCTGTTTTGGCAACTATGTCGACCAGGGCGCGACCGCTCCGGAGTCCGTTGTAGCCAGTGCCCTTATTTCCTGGACGCCGGATCTCAATTGGATCATCGACGAATGGTATGACCATGCAGCCAATGGCGCGCCTTATGAAGGCAACACCAAGGAGCATTGGTTCTCCATGGCTGAAGGAGGTTCTTCCCTTTCCGGCTATCATGCCTATGAAACCAAGCTGTCAGATCAGCTCAAGGACGAGATTACAGATCTCTCTGAACAGATCAAATCCGGCACGCTGGACATTCCGGTGGATCTGTCTCTGCCAACGTCCGACTGA
- a CDS encoding adenine deaminase C-terminal domain-containing protein, with amino-acid sequence MNLRELIRAGNGDIKADLVITNGKLINVATAEIYPAEVAIKEDHIVAIGDVDHCKGPQTRIHDAEGRYLAPGMIDGHLHVECSKLSVSSFADLVVPYGTTSVVSGLDQILVVAGLEGVRHFLDEANASPLTIHWGAPCKTPYTMPRSTVNHYFGPDDHRATHEWPECIGIWETVREFIQEEDDDVIEALEIARQHKLPVFGCSPMCKGSKLASYASAGIRLDHESYEVSEALEKMRNGMFMLIRESSISHFLEENIQLATKYVPQADHRISFCTDDVVATDVLKRGHVDNMVRMAIAAGVSPMAAIQMATINSAVACQIDHKVGLIAPGRQADILLIDSPESFSIELVIAKGRFVAEGNRMIEPVKRPDRPTLLTETMHVAPVKADDIKKRADAKKVKVLSMNMSLDVPFVRNRRDVVLDVIDGEIKPDTEQDVLYVCVVERYGKTENKPVAFVSGFGLKYGAMATSTAPDDNNIVCIGTNAEDMAAAINWVIAKGGGQVFMRDGEPVVGLELPIGGIVSDISPQEMAEKEEALDQAARDAGCALAWPFMNMFVLSITAIPDYAITDLGAVDCVGLNIFDPVLEVIAD; translated from the coding sequence GTGAACCTTAGAGAATTGATCCGAGCCGGCAACGGCGACATCAAGGCCGATCTGGTCATCACCAATGGCAAACTGATCAACGTTGCCACCGCTGAAATTTACCCCGCAGAAGTCGCCATCAAAGAGGACCACATCGTCGCGATCGGCGATGTGGATCACTGCAAGGGCCCACAAACACGCATCCATGATGCAGAAGGGCGCTATCTGGCCCCCGGCATGATCGATGGTCACCTGCATGTGGAATGCTCGAAATTGTCGGTATCCAGCTTTGCCGATCTGGTCGTCCCCTATGGCACCACGTCTGTTGTCTCGGGTCTGGACCAGATTCTCGTGGTCGCCGGGCTTGAGGGTGTCCGGCATTTTCTCGATGAAGCCAACGCCAGCCCGCTGACGATCCATTGGGGTGCCCCTTGTAAGACGCCTTACACCATGCCTCGCTCTACGGTGAACCACTATTTCGGCCCCGATGATCATCGCGCCACCCATGAATGGCCCGAATGCATCGGCATCTGGGAAACCGTTCGTGAATTCATTCAGGAAGAAGATGACGATGTCATCGAAGCGCTTGAAATAGCCCGCCAGCACAAGCTGCCGGTGTTTGGCTGCTCCCCCATGTGCAAGGGTTCCAAGCTGGCCAGCTATGCCAGCGCCGGTATTCGCCTTGATCATGAAAGCTACGAAGTCTCCGAAGCGCTCGAGAAAATGCGCAACGGCATGTTCATGCTGATCCGCGAAAGCTCCATCAGCCATTTTCTGGAAGAGAATATCCAGCTGGCCACAAAATATGTGCCACAGGCGGATCATCGCATCAGCTTCTGCACCGACGATGTGGTGGCAACCGATGTGCTCAAGCGCGGTCATGTCGACAATATGGTGCGCATGGCCATTGCTGCTGGAGTGTCGCCGATGGCAGCCATACAGATGGCGACCATCAACAGCGCCGTCGCCTGCCAGATCGACCACAAGGTTGGGCTTATCGCTCCGGGGCGTCAGGCCGACATTCTGCTCATCGACAGCCCTGAAAGCTTCTCCATCGAGCTGGTCATTGCCAAGGGCCGCTTTGTCGCGGAAGGCAACCGCATGATCGAGCCGGTCAAACGGCCAGACCGCCCGACGCTTTTGACCGAGACAATGCATGTTGCGCCGGTAAAAGCCGACGACATCAAGAAGCGGGCTGATGCCAAGAAAGTAAAAGTACTGTCCATGAATATGTCACTGGATGTGCCCTTCGTGCGCAATCGCCGCGATGTGGTGCTCGACGTGATAGATGGTGAGATCAAGCCCGATACCGAGCAGGATGTGCTTTATGTCTGTGTTGTCGAGCGTTATGGCAAGACCGAGAACAAGCCCGTCGCTTTCGTCTCCGGCTTTGGCCTGAAATATGGCGCCATGGCAACCTCCACGGCTCCTGACGACAACAATATTGTTTGCATCGGAACCAACGCCGAGGACATGGCCGCGGCCATCAACTGGGTGATTGCCAAGGGTGGCGGGCAGGTCTTCATGCGCGATGGCGAGCCGGTTGTTGGTCTGGAACTGCCGATCGGTGGTATTGTGTCGGATATTTCGCCTCAGGAAATGGCCGAAAAGGAAGAGGCCCTTGATCAGGCCGCGCGTGATGCCGGTTGCGCATTGGCATGGCCTTTCATGAACATGTTCGTGCTCTCGATCACCGCCATTCCCGATTATGCCATCACGGATCTCGGTGCGGTGGATTGCGTCGGGCTGAATATCTTTGATCCGGTTCTGGAAGTCATTGCCGATTGA
- a CDS encoding AraC family transcriptional regulator yields MPKMNTPERKPSVAELVGGNARFAFGETAYQAGEIFGPLKGYQLEAIYLRVGQVEVHCDDEVFLMTAPQVALVASERRLEYRYGPANLSNVIWCQYLSQKLDSRTFSYLSRGSGPIDVSPASVSLLKIGADLPTELHTDMEDFCSALGIAVMENLMVQRQALESVGKIPPQVQSVRRYIEDHMGSPITMKQLAELSGLSPQHLNRLYQAAFDENPLDYLWRLRVRRGAYLLSHTGKQISQIAYEVGFKTPNHFSRQIKEAYGLSPRKLRTDSWTRRPS; encoded by the coding sequence ATGCCCAAAATGAACACGCCGGAGCGAAAGCCATCTGTTGCGGAGCTGGTCGGAGGCAACGCCCGCTTCGCCTTTGGCGAAACGGCCTATCAGGCAGGCGAGATTTTCGGCCCCTTGAAAGGCTACCAGCTTGAAGCGATATATCTGCGGGTTGGGCAGGTGGAGGTGCATTGCGATGACGAAGTCTTCTTGATGACGGCTCCGCAAGTGGCGCTGGTCGCCTCGGAAAGACGATTGGAATATCGCTATGGTCCAGCCAATCTGAGCAATGTTATCTGGTGCCAATATCTTTCCCAAAAACTTGATAGCCGCACCTTTTCCTACCTCTCCCGCGGGTCCGGGCCTATAGATGTCTCCCCTGCCTCCGTTTCGCTGTTGAAGATTGGAGCCGACCTGCCCACGGAACTTCACACTGACATGGAGGATTTCTGTTCGGCACTGGGCATCGCAGTGATGGAAAATCTTATGGTGCAGCGGCAAGCCCTTGAGTCCGTTGGCAAGATTCCACCGCAGGTGCAGTCGGTACGCCGCTATATCGAGGATCATATGGGCTCGCCCATCACGATGAAGCAGCTGGCCGAGCTGTCCGGGCTCTCGCCCCAGCATCTCAACCGGCTATATCAGGCCGCTTTTGATGAAAACCCGCTCGATTACCTGTGGCGATTGCGCGTGCGGCGCGGCGCCTATCTGCTCAGTCACACGGGCAAACAGATCAGCCAGATTGCTTATGAAGTGGGGTTCAAGACCCCCAATCACTTTTCGCGCCAGATCAAGGAAGCCTACGGTCTGTCACCACGCAAGCTGCGCACCGATAGCTGGACCCGCCGCCCAAGTTAG
- a CDS encoding thioredoxin family protein, translating into MKQVKVYGPGCKRCETTAQMMRDAASKLGIEADVEKVTDPKAIAMAGVMSTPGIAVDGKLVHTGGLPDEAKLAGWLKD; encoded by the coding sequence ATGAAACAGGTTAAGGTTTATGGCCCCGGCTGCAAGCGCTGCGAGACAACCGCTCAGATGATGCGGGATGCTGCCAGCAAACTTGGCATCGAAGCTGACGTCGAGAAGGTGACCGATCCCAAGGCCATAGCCATGGCTGGCGTCATGTCCACGCCAGGAATCGCCGTGGATGGAAAGCTGGTGCATACGGGCGGCCTGCCCGATGAAGCCAAATTGGCCGGGTGGCTGAAGGATTGA
- a CDS encoding permease, with protein MLDNGSTVGENGTWLKGTGKPGPVILLVATVIGVAIWWGIYSQLIPFSEAVTALFPFDRHSHTGEAIAFFFYDVPKVLMLLTLIVFAMGVVRSWFSPEKTRALLSGKREGVGNVMSACLGILTPFCSCSAVPLFIGFVSAGVPLGVTFSFLIAAPMVNEVALILLVGLVGWNVALTYLFFGLGVAILAGWVIGKLKLEGWLQDWVQEIHSGANAPNAIEAEKLTLYDRYKLGYEAVRDILSKVWIWIIIGIALGALIHGYVPEDMMVDIMGADAWWSVPAAVVMGVPLYTNAAGVIPIVEALLGKGAALGTVLAFMMSVIALSLPEMLILRQVLTLRLIAVFIAVVSSGILAVGFLFNAIF; from the coding sequence ATGCTAGACAATGGTTCTACAGTGGGCGAAAACGGAACATGGCTGAAGGGCACCGGCAAACCGGGCCCCGTGATTTTGCTCGTGGCGACGGTGATTGGCGTGGCGATCTGGTGGGGGATCTATAGCCAGCTCATCCCGTTTTCCGAAGCCGTGACAGCGCTCTTTCCCTTTGACCGCCATAGTCACACTGGCGAAGCCATTGCTTTCTTCTTTTATGATGTGCCCAAAGTCTTGATGCTGCTGACGCTCATCGTTTTTGCCATGGGCGTGGTGCGCTCATGGTTTAGCCCCGAGAAGACGCGTGCCCTTCTTTCAGGCAAGCGTGAAGGGGTGGGCAATGTCATGTCTGCTTGCCTTGGCATCCTGACGCCCTTCTGCTCTTGCTCGGCGGTTCCGCTCTTTATCGGCTTCGTGTCTGCAGGCGTACCGCTTGGTGTGACTTTTTCCTTTCTGATTGCAGCGCCGATGGTCAATGAGGTGGCCCTCATTCTGTTGGTCGGTCTTGTCGGCTGGAATGTGGCACTGACTTACCTGTTTTTCGGGCTCGGAGTGGCCATTCTTGCTGGTTGGGTAATCGGAAAGCTCAAGTTGGAAGGCTGGTTGCAGGATTGGGTGCAGGAGATCCATTCCGGTGCCAATGCGCCAAACGCTATCGAAGCGGAAAAGCTGACCCTTTATGATCGCTACAAGCTTGGCTATGAGGCGGTTAGGGATATTCTCTCCAAAGTCTGGATCTGGATCATCATCGGTATTGCCTTGGGCGCGCTTATCCATGGCTATGTGCCCGAGGATATGATGGTCGATATCATGGGGGCCGATGCCTGGTGGTCTGTTCCGGCTGCCGTTGTCATGGGCGTGCCGCTCTATACAAACGCAGCGGGCGTGATTCCCATTGTCGAAGCCCTGCTGGGCAAGGGGGCTGCGCTGGGCACCGTGCTGGCTTTCATGATGAGTGTCATCGCGCTCTCTCTGCCCGAAATGCTGATTTTGCGACAGGTGCTGACCTTGCGCCTGATCGCCGTATTTATCGCAGTGGTAAGCAGCGGCATTCTCGCCGTTGGCTTCCTGTTCAATGCGATTTTCTGA
- a CDS encoding metalloregulator ArsR/SmtB family transcription factor yields the protein MENLTNIFSALSDPIRLRILALIAKETELCVCELVGALQLPQPKISRHCKVLSEANLLTSRREAQWVLYSLADTLPSWSKQALAAAVEGIQQDAQYAKDCERLTAVVRPPVRYDGGEKRAC from the coding sequence ATGGAAAATCTCACAAACATTTTCAGCGCCCTGTCAGACCCGATCCGTTTGCGGATATTGGCGCTTATCGCAAAAGAGACCGAGCTTTGCGTGTGCGAGCTGGTCGGTGCGCTGCAATTGCCCCAACCCAAGATTTCGCGCCACTGCAAGGTGCTGAGCGAAGCCAATTTGCTGACGAGCCGGCGCGAGGCGCAATGGGTGCTCTATTCGCTGGCCGATACTCTGCCAAGCTGGAGCAAGCAGGCTCTGGCAGCCGCAGTCGAGGGGATCCAACAGGATGCGCAATATGCAAAAGATTGTGAACGGTTGACTGCGGTTGTACGGCCTCCGGTGCGCTATGATGGGGGCGAGAAACGGGCATGCTAG
- a CDS encoding arsenate reductase ArsC: protein MTHSSYNVLFLCTGNSARSILAEAILNRISQGRFKAYSAGSNPTGTVNPNALSLLKRLNYDTDFAASKSWDLFAKQDAPKLDFVFTVCDNAAGETCPVWPGQPMTAHWGIPDPAAARGSDSEIALAFSDAYRMLNARISIFASLPIASIDRLALQNRLDAIGQSKAQAD, encoded by the coding sequence ATGACACACTCCTCCTACAATGTCCTCTTCTTGTGCACGGGCAATTCCGCCAGATCCATTCTGGCCGAAGCAATTCTGAACCGGATCAGCCAAGGCCGTTTCAAGGCCTATTCTGCCGGGTCAAACCCCACCGGAACCGTTAATCCCAATGCCCTCTCGCTGCTCAAGAGATTGAATTACGACACGGATTTTGCTGCATCCAAAAGCTGGGATCTTTTCGCCAAGCAGGATGCCCCGAAACTCGATTTTGTTTTTACCGTTTGTGATAATGCCGCAGGAGAAACCTGCCCCGTTTGGCCGGGCCAGCCGATGACCGCGCATTGGGGGATACCAGACCCGGCCGCAGCCCGCGGATCAGACAGCGAAATTGCGCTTGCCTTCTCGGATGCCTATCGCATGCTCAATGCCAGAATCTCCATATTTGCCTCCCTCCCCATTGCCAGCATCGATCGCTTGGCGCTTCAGAACAGGCTTGATGCGATCGGTCAAAGCAAAGCGCAAGCGGACTAA
- a CDS encoding LacI family DNA-binding transcriptional regulator, which yields MATETNTRPGIAIQRATIRDVAARAGVSVTTASRALNGTGRMSEETRLRVQQVAKDLDYRPNSMARGLVQQRSFTLGLLTDDTYGRFTLPVAAGLSSAMTDRGVSVFLSAGEKDPKRMQLNLRAMEEKRVDGLVITGKRIDRCLPVDVSRLGMPVVYVYSECPDGEIGFVPDDFNAAKMATEHLIKLGRRKIAHITGMSSFRAAHLREAGWRTALEEHGLAPFGTAQFDNWTETHGYAAAFRLFETAKDRPDAIFCGNDQIARGVVDAFALMGIKVPDDIAIVGFDNWEVFANATRPPLTTVDMGLTCLGKSAGLALLDMIEGKPIDAGLRQMPCRLVVRESCGGEASE from the coding sequence GTGGCCACAGAAACAAATACCAGACCTGGAATCGCTATCCAGCGTGCGACAATCCGTGATGTCGCTGCCAGAGCTGGCGTGAGTGTAACCACCGCATCTCGCGCCCTTAATGGCACAGGCAGAATGTCCGAAGAAACCCGTTTGCGCGTGCAGCAGGTCGCAAAGGATCTGGACTATCGGCCAAACAGCATGGCGCGTGGGCTCGTACAGCAGCGCTCCTTCACGCTGGGCCTTTTGACAGACGATACCTATGGACGGTTTACCCTGCCAGTTGCGGCGGGCCTGTCCTCCGCCATGACAGACCGTGGCGTATCGGTTTTTCTCAGTGCTGGCGAAAAAGACCCAAAACGTATGCAGCTCAACCTGCGCGCCATGGAAGAAAAGCGGGTCGATGGGTTGGTGATTACCGGCAAGCGCATTGACCGCTGCCTGCCAGTGGATGTTTCCAGACTGGGCATGCCCGTTGTCTATGTCTATTCGGAATGCCCCGATGGCGAGATCGGCTTTGTGCCCGATGACTTCAACGCAGCCAAAATGGCGACCGAGCATCTGATCAAACTGGGGCGCCGCAAAATCGCACATATCACAGGCATGTCCTCTTTCAGGGCCGCTCACCTGCGTGAGGCTGGCTGGCGCACTGCGCTGGAAGAGCATGGCCTTGCGCCATTCGGCACGGCGCAGTTTGACAATTGGACCGAGACCCATGGGTATGCGGCCGCTTTCAGGCTTTTTGAAACCGCAAAAGACAGGCCCGACGCCATTTTCTGCGGCAACGACCAGATTGCCAGAGGTGTCGTGGATGCCTTTGCGCTTATGGGGATCAAAGTTCCCGATGATATTGCCATTGTCGGCTTCGACAATTGGGAAGTTTTTGCCAACGCAACCCGCCCGCCGCTGACAACAGTGGATATGGGGCTTACCTGCCTTGGCAAAAGTGCAGGATTGGCACTGCTGGACATGATCGAAGGCAAGCCGATTGACGCTGGCTTACGGCAAATGCCCTGTCGTCTCGTCGTGCGGGAATCCTGCGGAGGAGAAGCGTCCGAATAA
- a CDS encoding sugar ABC transporter substrate-binding protein, producing MKALLSGVAIAAIALPGLAQAETFSLWVRSDGSEFMPKLVEAFNAKGEDKAELQIVPVNELVQKYAIAAAGGSQPDALSLDLIFTPSFAQAGQLKDMTAFAKSLPYYDSLSHAHLSVGTYDGKIYGMPFSADASVLVWNKDLYKKAGLDPEKAPANWDDIRKAAEAIGALDDDTYGFYFSGNCGGCNIFTFTPLIWASGGNLFEDEGAKATVKTPQMKDALEFYRGMAKDGLVPAGSQTDSGSNFFAAFAGGNIGLTPSGSFAIGALNNQYPDLDYGVTYLPGKDGNWSSFAGGDNIVVSAKTDDDKMPAIEAFIKFAYSTEGQTILAKNGSLPVRADVAEAALEGLDSRYLIAAKAMDKGRTPYTPVFNDLINSLNGPWVNMLNKAFFADSSEEVDEAMDEAQEEMQSIIDSSR from the coding sequence ATTAAAGCATTGCTTAGCGGTGTTGCCATAGCAGCAATCGCGCTACCCGGACTGGCGCAAGCCGAGACATTTTCGCTCTGGGTTCGCTCGGACGGCTCCGAGTTCATGCCCAAGCTGGTTGAAGCTTTCAACGCCAAGGGCGAAGACAAGGCTGAATTGCAAATCGTGCCGGTCAATGAGCTGGTACAGAAATATGCCATCGCTGCAGCGGGGGGATCGCAACCCGATGCCCTTTCTCTCGACTTGATTTTTACGCCCTCTTTCGCCCAGGCCGGACAGCTCAAGGACATGACTGCGTTTGCCAAGTCCCTGCCCTATTATGACAGTCTGTCCCACGCTCACCTGAGCGTTGGCACCTATGACGGTAAAATCTATGGCATGCCTTTCTCGGCGGACGCTTCCGTTCTGGTCTGGAACAAGGATCTTTACAAGAAAGCCGGTCTTGACCCTGAAAAGGCTCCGGCCAATTGGGACGATATCCGCAAGGCAGCCGAAGCCATTGGCGCGCTGGACGACGATACTTATGGCTTCTATTTCTCCGGCAACTGCGGCGGCTGCAACATCTTCACCTTCACACCGCTGATCTGGGCATCAGGCGGCAACCTGTTTGAAGACGAAGGCGCTAAAGCCACCGTCAAGACGCCACAGATGAAAGACGCGCTCGAATTCTATCGCGGCATGGCCAAGGACGGTCTCGTCCCTGCCGGTTCACAGACGGATTCCGGCTCCAACTTCTTTGCAGCCTTTGCCGGTGGCAATATCGGACTCACCCCGTCAGGCTCCTTTGCCATCGGAGCGCTGAACAACCAGTATCCGGATCTGGATTACGGGGTTACCTATCTACCGGGCAAGGATGGCAACTGGTCTTCCTTTGCCGGTGGCGACAATATCGTGGTTTCGGCCAAAACGGATGACGACAAGATGCCAGCCATCGAGGCCTTCATCAAATTTGCCTATTCGACTGAAGGGCAGACCATTCTGGCCAAGAATGGCTCGCTGCCTGTGCGTGCCGATGTTGCCGAAGCGGCTCTTGAAGGGCTCGACAGCCGCTATCTGATTGCCGCCAAGGCCATGGACAAGGGCCGGACGCCCTACACGCCAGTCTTCAATGATCTCATCAACTCGCTGAATGGCCCATGGGTCAACATGCTCAACAAGGCCTTCTTTGCCGATAGTTCAGAAGAGGTTGATGAGGCGATGGATGAAGCACAGGAAGAGATGCAGTCCATTATCGATTCTTCCCGGTAG